The Cellulophaga lytica DSM 7489 nucleotide sequence CAATAATTCTATTAAACATTCAGCACCCATTTTAGCAATAAACTTATTTGGATCTGTATCTTCCAAATATTGGTTTTCTACTGGTATAGACTCTAGTATGTTTAAGTATTCTTCTTCAGTCAAGAAATCCATTTTCTGAATTTCTTCACCTTCTGGTCCTTTAGCAATACCTGGCTGAATTACAACATAACGCTCATAATAGATGATCATGTCTAATTTCTTAGAAGGTAATCCTAATAAGTAACCTATTTTATTTGGTAAAGAACGGAAGTACCAGATGTGAGCAACAGGAACTACTAAGTTAATGTGCCCAACTCTGTCTCTACGTACTTTCTTTTCTGTAACCTCTACCCCACAACGGTCACAAACAATACCACGGTAACGGATACGTTTGTATTTACCACAGGCACACTCATAATCCTTTACAGGGCCAAAAATACGCTCACAGAAAAGACCATCCCTTTCTGGTTTGTGGGTTCTATAATTAATTGTTTCAGGTTTTAAAACTTCCCCTCTTGACTCTGCCAAAATAGCTTCTGGAGATGCCAATCCGATTGAAATTTTATCGAACCTTTTTATTGTATTATTATCCTTTGGTCTAGCCATAACAATATGGTGATCTTAAAATTAAATATATCTAACAAATAGTGTTCAAGACAAGGTCTTGTTATTCTTCCAATCTAATATCTAAACCTAATCCCTTAAGTTCATGCATTAATACATTGAAAGATTCTGGTAAACCAGGTTCTGGCATTGTTTCGCCTTTTACAATAGACTCATACGTTTTAGCTCTACCAATAACATCATCAGACTTAACTGTTAATATTTCTCTTAGTGTTGCAGACGCACCATATGCTTCTAGTGCCCATACTTCCATCTCTCCAAAACGCTGACCACCAAATTGTGCTTTACCACCTAATGGTTGTTGTGTAATTAAAGAATATGGACCTATAGAACGAGCGTGCATTTTATCATCTACCATATGTCCTAATTTAAGCATGTAAATAACACCTACAGTTGCTGGCTGATCAAAACGTTTTCCAGTTCCACCATCGTATAAGTAAGTATGACCAAAACGTGGTATACCTGCTTCATCTGTGTATCCGTTAATTTGTTCTAATGTAGCACCATCAAAAATTGGAGTTGCATACTTTTTGCCTAATTTTAAACCGGCCCAACCTAATACAGTCTCATATATTTGCCCAATGTTCATACGAGATGGTACACCTAATGGGTTTAATACGATATCTACTGGAGTTCCGTCTTCTAAGAAAGGCATATCTTCATGACGTACAATACGGGCAACAATACCTTTGTTACCGTGACGACCAGCCATTTTATCACCAACTTTAAGTTTACGTTTTTTAGCAACATAAACTTTAGCTAATTTCATTATTCCTGGAGGTAACTCATCACCAACAGAAATAGTAAATTTATCTCTTCTTAAGTTTCCTTGAAGATCGTTAAGCTTAATTTTATAGTTGTGAATTAAATCTGCAACCATTGCATTAAGATCCTTATCTACTGTCCAGCTTCCACCTACAAGGTGAGCAAAATCATCAACAGAGTTTAACATTTTCATAGAGTACTTTTTACCTTTTGGAAGAACTTCTTCTCCTAAGTCATTAAGTACACCCTGTGATGTTTTACCATTAACTAATGTAAATAGTTTTTCTACTAATATATCTTTAAGCTGTTGGAATTTAACTTCGTATTCTAGCTCTAATTTATTAATAGCATCTTTATCTTCTACACGAGTACGTTTATCTTTAATAGATCTAGAAAATAATTTCTTACCTATTACAACACCTCTTAAAGATGGTGATGCTTTTAAAGATGCATCTTTAACGTCTCCTGCCTTATCACCGAATATAGCACGAAGTAATTTTTCTTCTGGTGTTGGATCTGATTCTCCTTTTGGAGTAATTTTACCAATTAAAATATCACCAGGTTTAACTTCTGCACCTATACGGATCATCCCGTTTTCATCTAAATCTTTAGTAGCTTCTTCAGAAACGTTAGGGATATCATGTGTTAATTCTTCTGCTCCTAATTTAGTATCTCTTACTTCTAAAGAATACTCATCAATATGTATAGATGTAAAAATGTCTTCACGAACTACTTTTTCAGAAATCACAATTGCATCCTCAAAGTTATACCCTTTCCAAGGCATAAAGGCTACTTTCATATTTCTACCTAAGGCTAACTCTCCTAATTGAGTAGCATAACCTTCACATAATACTTGACCTTTTTTAACCTTATCACCTTTTTCTACAATAGGTTTAAGGTTAATACTTGTACCTTGGTTTGTTTTTCTAAACTTAACCAAGTTATATGTTTTAGAGTCTTCTTCAAAACTAACTAAACGTTCCTCTTCAGTTCTATCATACTTAATAGTAACTTTTTGAGAATCTACATACTCAACAACACCATCTCCTTCTGCGTTAATTAAAACTCTAGAGTCTGATGCTACCTGACGTTCTAAACCAGTACCAACAATTGGAGATTCTGGTCTTAACAAAGGAACTGCCTGACGCATCATGTTAGATCCCATCAATGCACGGTTGGCATCATCATGTTCTAAGAACGGAATTAAAGAGGCAGATATTGATGCAATTTGATTTGGAGCAACGTCTGTATAATTAATTTCTGCAGGATCTACAACTGGGAAATCACCCTCTTCACGAGCAATAACCTTATCTACATCTATTTCTCCATCTTCTTTTAAAGGAATATTGGCTTGAGATATTTTCATACCTTCCTCTTCCTCTGCACTTAAATATGCATATTCTTCTGTATCTACAACACCATTAGTAACCTTACGGTAAGGAGTTTCTAAGAATCCCATAGGATTCACTTTTGCATATACAGACAATGAAGAAATAAGTCCAATATTTGGTCCTTCAGGAGTCTCAATAGGACAAAGTCTACCGTAGTGTGTATAGTGAACATCACGTACCTCAAACCCTGCTCTTTCTCTTGATAAACCACCTGGCCCAAGGGCAGACAATCTACGTTTGTGTGTTATTTCTGCTAATGGATTTGTTTGATCCATAAACTGAGATAACTGGTTTGTTCCAAAGAAAGAATTAATTACAGAAGACAATGTCTTTGCATTAATCAAATCAATAGGTGTAAATACTTCGTTATCTCTAACGTTCATACGTTCACGAATAGTTCTTGCCATACGAGCAAGTCCTACACCAAACTGCTGAGATAATTGCTCACCTACTGTACGTACACGACGGTTAGACAAGTGGTCAATATCATCAATCTCTGCTTTAGAGTTTATAAGCTCTATTAAGTATTTAATAATAGTTATAATATCTTCTTTAGTCAAGACTTGCTTGTCCATTCCAATATCTAACTGTAATTTTTTATTCATTCTATAACGACCTACTTCACCTAAGTTGTAACGTTGGTCAGAGAAGAATAATTTATCTATAATACCACGTGCTGTTTCCTCATCTGGCGGCTCAGCATTACGTAATTGTCTATAAATATGCTCAACAGCCTCTTTTTCTGAGTTTGTTGGATCTTTTTGTAATGTATTATGAATAATTGCATAATCAGATTGTGCATTATTCTCTTTATGTAAAAGAATAGTTTTTACATCTGCCTCCATAATTTCGGCAATGTGTTCTTTTTCAAGAACTGTATCTCTATCTAATACAATTTCGTTTCTTTCTATAGAAACAACTTCACCTGTATCCTCATCTACGAAATCCTCGTGCCAAGTATTTAATACTCTAGCTGCAAGCTTACGTCCTAATACTTTTTTAAGTCCAGCATTTGAAACTTTGATTTCTTCTGATAAATCAAAGATTTCCAAAATATCCTTATCACGTTCAAAGCCAATAGCTCTAAAT carries:
- the rpoB gene encoding DNA-directed RNA polymerase subunit beta, translated to MFTKQTQRINFASAKNIPDYPDFLDIQIKSFQDFFQLETKSDERGDEGLYNTFLENFPITDTRNQFVLEFLDYFIDPPRYSIQECIERGLTYSVPLKARLKLYCTDPEHEDFETIVQDVYLGTIPYMTPSGTFVINGAERVVVSQLHRSPGVFFGQSFHANGTKLYSARVIPFKGSWIEFATDINGVMYAYIDRKKKLPVTTLFRAIGFERDKDILEIFDLSEEIKVSNAGLKKVLGRKLAARVLNTWHEDFVDEDTGEVVSIERNEIVLDRDTVLEKEHIAEIMEADVKTILLHKENNAQSDYAIIHNTLQKDPTNSEKEAVEHIYRQLRNAEPPDEETARGIIDKLFFSDQRYNLGEVGRYRMNKKLQLDIGMDKQVLTKEDIITIIKYLIELINSKAEIDDIDHLSNRRVRTVGEQLSQQFGVGLARMARTIRERMNVRDNEVFTPIDLINAKTLSSVINSFFGTNQLSQFMDQTNPLAEITHKRRLSALGPGGLSRERAGFEVRDVHYTHYGRLCPIETPEGPNIGLISSLSVYAKVNPMGFLETPYRKVTNGVVDTEEYAYLSAEEEEGMKISQANIPLKEDGEIDVDKVIAREEGDFPVVDPAEINYTDVAPNQIASISASLIPFLEHDDANRALMGSNMMRQAVPLLRPESPIVGTGLERQVASDSRVLINAEGDGVVEYVDSQKVTIKYDRTEEERLVSFEEDSKTYNLVKFRKTNQGTSINLKPIVEKGDKVKKGQVLCEGYATQLGELALGRNMKVAFMPWKGYNFEDAIVISEKVVREDIFTSIHIDEYSLEVRDTKLGAEELTHDIPNVSEEATKDLDENGMIRIGAEVKPGDILIGKITPKGESDPTPEEKLLRAIFGDKAGDVKDASLKASPSLRGVVIGKKLFSRSIKDKRTRVEDKDAINKLELEYEVKFQQLKDILVEKLFTLVNGKTSQGVLNDLGEEVLPKGKKYSMKMLNSVDDFAHLVGGSWTVDKDLNAMVADLIHNYKIKLNDLQGNLRRDKFTISVGDELPPGIMKLAKVYVAKKRKLKVGDKMAGRHGNKGIVARIVRHEDMPFLEDGTPVDIVLNPLGVPSRMNIGQIYETVLGWAGLKLGKKYATPIFDGATLEQINGYTDEAGIPRFGHTYLYDGGTGKRFDQPATVGVIYMLKLGHMVDDKMHARSIGPYSLITQQPLGGKAQFGGQRFGEMEVWALEAYGASATLREILTVKSDDVIGRAKTYESIVKGETMPEPGLPESFNVLMHELKGLGLDIRLEE